The Rickettsiales bacterium genome includes a region encoding these proteins:
- the thiS gene encoding sulfur carrier protein ThiS — translation MQILLNGKPHELLAETSVGDLITELGLKAGQAAFERNREIVPSSSYDSTILEDNDEIEIVSFIGGG, via the coding sequence ATGCAAATTCTCCTAAACGGTAAACCACACGAACTGCTAGCGGAAACCAGCGTCGGTGACTTAATAACCGAGCTTGGGCTCAAGGCTGGGCAGGCGGCGTTTGAGCGTAACCGAGAAATAGTGCCTAGTTCCTCCTATGATAGTACCATTCTTGAGGATAACGATGAAATAGAAATAGTCTCCTTTATCGGTGGTGGTTGA
- a CDS encoding thiazole synthase has product MTDGSNIADNSEDRLVIAGREFLSRLMVGTGRYGDMETTKMVIEASEAQIVTVALRRVNLSEDGKNSLIEAIPPQKYTYLPNSAGCYNADEAVRTLRLACELGTNFGGIWDLVKLEVIGDKETLLPDVEETIKAAKILAKEGFSVMAYTSDDLISAKKLEDVGCVAVMPLAAPIGSGLGILNPYNIELIASKLSVPVIVDAGIGTASDACLAMELGCSGVLLNTAISAAQNPVLMVKAMKNAVKSGRLAYLAGRMPKHKTANASSPSVGIMGIYG; this is encoded by the coding sequence ATGACAGATGGTAGCAATATAGCTGATAACTCAGAAGATAGGCTTGTAATAGCCGGTCGCGAATTCTTGTCCCGCCTGATGGTTGGAACTGGGCGTTACGGCGATATGGAAACCACAAAAATGGTAATAGAAGCCTCAGAAGCGCAAATAGTAACCGTCGCTCTGCGCCGAGTTAATCTAAGTGAAGATGGTAAGAATAGTCTAATAGAGGCAATACCACCGCAAAAATATACTTATCTTCCCAATAGTGCCGGATGCTATAATGCGGACGAGGCGGTACGCACATTACGGCTTGCTTGTGAGCTTGGAACAAATTTTGGTGGGATCTGGGATTTGGTAAAACTAGAGGTAATCGGTGACAAAGAAACTTTGTTGCCAGATGTTGAGGAAACCATAAAAGCTGCGAAAATTCTGGCAAAAGAGGGTTTTTCGGTAATGGCTTATACTAGTGATGATCTTATAAGCGCGAAGAAGCTAGAAGATGTTGGTTGCGTGGCGGTTATGCCGCTGGCCGCTCCGATCGGCTCCGGTCTTGGCATATTAAATCCCTATAACATAGAGCTTATAGCAAGCAAGCTCTCTGTTCCGGTGATAGTTGACGCGGGCATAGGAACAGCGTCTGACGCTTGTCTTGCTATGGAACTTGGCTGTTCCGGAGTGTTGCTTAATACCGCCATCTCAGCGGCACAGAACCCCGTATTAATGGTAAAGGCAATGAAAAATGCCGTAAAATCAGGTAGGTTAGCCTATCTTGCCGGCAGAATGCCCAAGCATAAAACCGCAAACGCCAGCTCCCCGAGTGTCGGTATTATGGGTATTTATGGTTGA
- a CDS encoding RidA family protein, whose amino-acid sequence MNNIEQKLNDMGITLPPSVMPAANYVPYTISGNLVFISGTLPMKDGKPQDIGKVGKEFTTEQGQQTARLCGINILAHLKAACGGDLSKVVKCVRMGIFVASAEGFTDQPKVANGVSDMMVEIFGDAGKHARFAVGVAELPFGVAVEVDATFEIKI is encoded by the coding sequence ATGAATAATATTGAGCAAAAACTGAATGATATGGGAATAACCTTGCCGCCATCGGTAATGCCGGCGGCTAATTATGTGCCATATACCATATCGGGAAATTTGGTATTTATATCAGGAACACTACCGATGAAAGATGGAAAACCTCAGGATATTGGCAAGGTTGGCAAAGAATTTACCACTGAGCAAGGGCAACAAACCGCTAGGCTGTGCGGAATAAATATACTCGCTCACCTGAAAGCAGCTTGCGGTGGTGATCTAAGCAAAGTAGTAAAATGTGTACGTATGGGTATTTTTGTCGCCTCCGCCGAGGGGTTTACCGATCAGCCAAAAGTCGCCAATGGTGTTTCTGACATGATGGTGGAAATATTTGGTGACGCGGGAAAACACGCTCGTTTCGCGGTTGGAGTGGCTGAACTTCCGTTCGGAGTTGCTGTTGAGGTTGACGCTACTTTTGAGATAAAAATCTGA
- a CDS encoding integrase core domain-containing protein translates to MSKQELRSGKDRVLESSTIKRMEFLCSEYELIKAKRHTRFCFVSEFYKFHNLTRQNFIKYYNRYKSSGSKLELLPQKRGAKYKTRRILPHIEQQIIGLRQKGLNRFEIHADLQISEHETRPCPSTIYNISKKHGFNRLQPRMMEEKRKIIKEKAGELGHIDCHYLPKGMISGDNKRYYLVGLIDHKTSLAWCEVIPEVTSLNVMFSTMKLLNLFKKEFGFDFVEILTDNGSEFGSGSNDPATIKKNPFMRLLFELKIKHRRTKPYRPQTNGKIERFWKTIEEDLLREMVFDSLDQLKNEVFEYMTYYNYARPHSAANGKTPSHLIGKNIT, encoded by the coding sequence ATGAGCAAACAAGAATTACGCAGTGGCAAGGACAGAGTTCTTGAGTCAAGCACAATAAAGCGGATGGAGTTTTTATGTTCGGAATATGAATTAATTAAGGCAAAGCGACACACAAGATTTTGTTTTGTCAGTGAATTTTATAAATTTCATAATCTAACCCGTCAGAATTTCATAAAATACTATAATCGTTACAAAAGTAGTGGTTCTAAATTAGAATTATTGCCTCAAAAACGCGGTGCTAAATATAAAACTAGGAGAATTTTACCTCATATAGAACAACAGATTATAGGCTTACGGCAAAAAGGTTTGAATCGTTTTGAGATACATGCTGATTTACAGATTTCTGAACATGAAACTCGTCCTTGTCCTAGCACTATTTATAATATAAGCAAAAAACATGGATTTAACAGATTGCAGCCAAGAATGATGGAAGAAAAACGCAAGATTATCAAAGAAAAAGCCGGTGAGCTAGGGCATATAGATTGCCATTACCTACCCAAAGGCATGATTTCCGGTGATAATAAACGTTATTATCTGGTGGGGCTGATTGACCATAAAACTTCTCTAGCGTGGTGTGAGGTTATTCCTGAAGTTACATCGCTAAATGTGATGTTTTCTACAATGAAGCTACTTAATTTATTCAAGAAAGAGTTTGGTTTTGATTTTGTTGAGATACTAACGGATAATGGTTCAGAGTTTGGCAGTGGTAGTAACGATCCAGCAACTATTAAGAAAAATCCTTTTATGCGTCTGCTTTTTGAACTTAAAATAAAACATCGCCGAACTAAACCTTACAGACCACAAACTAACGGAAAAATAGAGAGATTCTGGAAAACAATAGAAGAAGATTTGCTGCGTGAAATGGTATTCGACTCGCTAGACCAGCTCAAAAATGAAGTGTTCGAGTATATGACTTACTACAACTACGCAAGACCTCACTCCGCCGCAAATGGAAAAACTCCTTCTCATCTTATTGGAAAAAATATAACATGA
- a CDS encoding TrbC/VirB2 family protein, whose protein sequence is MRRTTSKAVSVTIDHIDMRHFGVFLLFALFLILFSGSLAFAQSPIGSVLCSAYGLIYHDIGRALATLGVLVFGIAATLGRVTWAQGLIVIVCIGGLFSAFDIITMLMPNTLFGSGNAAICDLTGSVANYQSAGGKVFNMLNIFR, encoded by the coding sequence ATGCGGAGAACTACTTCAAAAGCTGTGTCAGTCACCATAGATCATATAGATATGCGGCATTTTGGTGTTTTTTTGCTGTTTGCCTTATTTCTGATTCTGTTTTCCGGTAGTTTGGCTTTCGCGCAATCTCCGATAGGTAGCGTGTTGTGCAGCGCCTATGGTCTTATATATCATGATATAGGAAGAGCACTTGCGACACTTGGTGTGCTGGTATTTGGCATTGCCGCAACCCTCGGTAGGGTAACTTGGGCGCAAGGGCTTATAGTCATAGTCTGTATAGGAGGCCTTTTCAGTGCTTTTGATATTATTACAATGTTAATGCCCAATACATTGTTTGGTTCTGGTAATGCCGCTATTTGTGATTTGACTGGTTCAGTGGCTAATTATCAGAGTGCTGGCGGTAAGGTATTTAATATGCTTAATATTTTTAGATAG
- a CDS encoding TrbC/VirB2 family protein, which produces MLGRRSGLVSLEGCSCSYNDNNYMRFVTGNLLVILLFLIFTNPVFAQNAISNTLCSVYGIIYYDIGRGLATLAIVALCVGGLLGRVTFGQVATVLAGMGVLFGAIRLAFALTPVSITSALSLTACGITGTIAQGSSFLNFAKNIFNPF; this is translated from the coding sequence ATGTTAGGTAGAAGAAGTGGCTTGGTCTCACTTGAGGGTTGTTCATGCTCATATAATGATAATAATTATATGAGGTTCGTAACTGGTAATTTACTTGTTATATTGTTGTTCTTAATTTTTACTAATCCGGTTTTCGCACAGAACGCTATATCTAATACTCTTTGCAGCGTTTACGGTATAATATATTACGATATAGGTAGGGGACTTGCAACCCTAGCCATTGTCGCTCTTTGTGTCGGTGGTTTGTTAGGCAGGGTAACATTTGGACAGGTGGCGACTGTACTCGCTGGCATGGGCGTTCTTTTTGGCGCTATTCGCCTTGCTTTTGCTCTTACACCAGTGAGTATTACAAGTGCTCTCAGCTTAACCGCTTGTGGTATAACAGGTACTATCGCACAGGGTAGTTCTTTTCTAAACTTTGCCAAAAACATATTCAATCCATTCTGA
- a CDS encoding type IV secretion system protein, with product MEKLRHITVFLITMLLTTVLLTESAFAQNVTCNSSGGMDTTTGFIDTSVVSTSNCTVANENEIFSRLACNFISIINDVFGHFYCGIQYALERILPTVLVLYLAVFGIGIMIGTQDLNAGNVILTLFKIGAIVAITTNSVVGVGLIYSFFVSLVIEGVDWALSALDFCGGNCGNGLRDVFSSIDSKIYELFLGNNGFFSGDGELVLFFFMIVTLVPPIFYMVVSVLWMVFSVFVRSMVSFLMSITAIAFLIALSPVFLSFVLFRSTRSMFDSWIRFLTAYTIEPMLVFMILALWVNVSGGFLDFVQQLSNVIEYRKTPLDKGAIATDKDGIVFCRPIYNDRNPGVGISSVSFSILGFFSIPLPTLNFTPGGPTIELVDLNGNGKKDNGGCCSVLGSKMTNVGPVITCDSSASSVDIGLINDDDKVIPSVMIRDREFIYFLAYHLITMLIISYAFVNMLLMAPVIASEISVSRSPAPLGVGFGSSRSGITRMVSGITDTSRNLVGRVGNRTAGSMAKSLNNMASGRAKVK from the coding sequence ATGGAAAAATTACGTCATATAACAGTTTTTCTGATAACTATGTTGCTTACTACAGTATTGCTTACTGAAAGCGCTTTCGCTCAGAATGTTACCTGTAATTCTTCTGGTGGCATGGATACCACGACAGGTTTTATTGACACTTCTGTTGTTTCCACCTCAAACTGTACTGTTGCTAATGAAAATGAAATATTCAGCAGGCTAGCTTGTAATTTCATCTCTATAATAAATGATGTGTTTGGACATTTCTATTGTGGAATTCAATATGCTCTAGAGCGTATATTACCCACAGTTTTGGTGCTATATTTAGCGGTTTTTGGCATTGGCATTATGATTGGAACACAGGACTTAAACGCTGGAAATGTTATTCTTACTTTATTTAAGATAGGCGCGATTGTAGCTATAACTACTAATAGCGTCGTTGGGGTCGGGTTGATTTATAGCTTTTTTGTTTCTCTAGTAATAGAAGGTGTAGATTGGGCGCTCAGCGCGCTTGATTTTTGTGGTGGTAATTGTGGTAATGGTCTTAGGGATGTTTTTTCTAGTATAGATAGTAAGATATACGAGTTATTCTTGGGTAATAATGGTTTCTTCAGTGGTGATGGTGAACTGGTTTTATTCTTCTTTATGATAGTAACTCTAGTCCCACCAATATTCTATATGGTAGTAAGTGTTCTGTGGATGGTTTTTAGTGTATTTGTCCGCTCCATGGTTAGTTTTCTTATGAGCATTACCGCGATAGCCTTCCTTATAGCTCTTAGCCCTGTTTTCCTTAGTTTTGTTCTTTTCCGTTCGACAAGAAGTATGTTTGATAGCTGGATACGTTTTCTTACTGCTTATACTATAGAACCTATGCTAGTTTTTATGATTCTCGCGTTATGGGTAAATGTTTCTGGAGGTTTTCTAGATTTTGTACAGCAATTATCAAATGTCATTGAATATAGGAAAACACCTCTGGATAAGGGTGCTATCGCCACCGATAAAGATGGGATTGTTTTCTGTCGTCCTATCTATAATGATAGAAATCCAGGTGTCGGTATTTCCAGTGTTAGCTTTTCAATACTCGGCTTTTTTAGTATACCGCTTCCAACCTTAAATTTTACCCCAGGTGGTCCGACTATAGAGCTGGTTGATCTTAATGGTAATGGTAAGAAAGATAATGGTGGATGCTGTAGTGTATTAGGTAGCAAGATGACAAATGTAGGTCCTGTTATTACGTGTGATAGCTCAGCTAGCTCTGTTGATATTGGCTTAATAAATGATGATGATAAAGTTATTCCAAGTGTTATGATAAGGGATAGGGAGTTTATATATTTTCTGGCATACCATCTTATTACCATGCTTATAATAAGCTATGCTTTTGTAAATATGCTTCTTATGGCGCCAGTAATAGCCTCAGAGATAAGTGTATCACGCTCTCCTGCGCCACTTGGTGTTGGCTTTGGTAGTAGTAGGTCTGGTATTACTAGAATGGTCAGCGGGATTACCGATACAAGTAGGAATTTAGTAGGAAGAGTAGGCAATAGAACCGCTGGAAGTATGGCTAAATCACTTAACAATATGGCAAGTGGTAGAGCAAAGGTAAAATAA
- a CDS encoding CoA transferase subunit B has translation MAWTKEDMCKRAAKELKDGYYVNLGIGIPTLVANYIPNDIHITLQSENGMLGMGPFPLKNEVDADLINAGKQTITQLPHSSYFDSATSFSMIRGGHIDAAILGALEVSQNGDLANWMVPGKMVKGMGGAMDLVAGVKKVIVIMEHNSKDGSSKLVKECSLPLTGKNVVDMVITNLGEFLIKDSKLILSCLATGVSLEEIKENTAADFIAS, from the coding sequence ATGGCTTGGACAAAAGAAGATATGTGCAAACGCGCGGCAAAAGAACTAAAAGATGGGTATTATGTTAATCTGGGCATAGGAATTCCGACTTTAGTCGCTAATTACATACCTAACGATATACATATTACTCTGCAAAGTGAAAATGGAATGCTGGGCATGGGACCATTTCCCCTAAAAAATGAAGTAGACGCGGATTTAATAAATGCCGGCAAGCAGACCATAACCCAGTTACCACATAGCAGCTATTTTGATTCCGCTACATCTTTTTCTATGATTAGAGGAGGACATATTGACGCGGCGATACTTGGAGCGTTGGAAGTGTCTCAAAATGGTGACCTAGCTAACTGGATGGTTCCCGGTAAAATGGTAAAAGGCATGGGTGGCGCTATGGATTTAGTAGCTGGCGTAAAAAAAGTTATAGTTATTATGGAACATAATTCAAAGGATGGCTCCTCCAAGCTAGTAAAAGAGTGCTCTCTTCCACTTACAGGTAAGAATGTCGTAGATATGGTGATAACTAATCTAGGTGAATTTCTTATAAAAGACAGCAAGCTAATACTTAGCTGTTTAGCCACAGGAGTTTCGCTGGAAGAAATAAAGGAAAATACAGCAGCTGATTTTATAGCGAGTTAA
- a CDS encoding CoA transferase subunit A, which yields MNKIYKNAHSAIDGLLFDGMTIMSGGFGLCGIPEHCIRALAESGVKNLIWIANNCGVDNFGSGILLHSHQIKKMIASYVGENKTFEKQFLSGELEVEFNPQGTLAERIRAGGAGIPAFYTKTGVGTVIAENKEIKEFDGEKYVMEKSLKADLSIIKAWKGDSEGNLIYRKTARNFNPIMATAGKITVAEVEELVDPGELDIEMIHTPGIFIQRIFKGDSFEKRIEFATTRET from the coding sequence ATGAATAAAATATATAAAAATGCTCATTCGGCCATTGATGGTTTATTATTTGACGGTATGACTATTATGTCAGGGGGATTTGGCTTATGCGGGATACCTGAACATTGTATAAGGGCTTTGGCGGAATCTGGAGTTAAAAATCTAATATGGATTGCTAATAACTGTGGTGTAGATAATTTTGGCAGCGGCATATTGTTACATTCTCATCAAATAAAAAAAATGATTGCCTCATATGTGGGTGAAAACAAAACTTTTGAAAAACAATTTTTATCAGGTGAATTAGAAGTTGAATTTAATCCGCAAGGCACTCTAGCTGAACGTATACGCGCTGGTGGAGCCGGTATTCCAGCATTTTATACCAAGACCGGTGTTGGAACTGTAATAGCTGAGAATAAAGAAATAAAGGAATTTGATGGGGAAAAATATGTTATGGAAAAATCCCTAAAGGCGGATCTATCTATAATAAAAGCATGGAAAGGCGATAGCGAAGGCAATCTCATTTATCGTAAAACCGCTCGTAATTTCAACCCGATAATGGCGACCGCTGGGAAAATAACGGTGGCTGAAGTTGAAGAGCTAGTGGACCCAGGTGAGCTTGATATTGAGATGATACATACGCCAGGAATTTTTATACAACGTATATTCAAGGGTGATAGTTTTGAGAAACGAATTGAATTCGCGACAACTAGAGAGACTTAA
- a CDS encoding DUF2336 domain-containing protein, translated as MDVHKLIQDPSGVELGVLAEKVVVAFAAGSFNSRESEIASDIFRLLLKDAGRSVRLTLAEHLYDNDQAPHDVIFSLACDDVDISGRVLQHSPVLTDKDLLAIVESSKDVLKLCAIARRNSISNTVSGALLNSRQETVLKELFNNENALFDDATLMKVWDNIAASHTLLEALVQRGGLSLVVAEKVLSVASDELKKHLTQEYDFSSADAGSSLADAREWGLLGILPVSNIPTPDDSDRVEELVEHLYVNNRLTYSLIVRALCMGFLNLFETSLARMAGVPRVNARILLMGGDSGFRAIYKAAKMPECFVEAVEVLLSISHELTKYGHEKPKDFRKHLVEKIYVNGYNKSIDGMGYLLSIIDGKISSGYTSSSVH; from the coding sequence ATGGATGTACATAAATTAATTCAGGATCCTTCGGGTGTTGAGCTTGGTGTTCTAGCAGAGAAGGTAGTGGTAGCATTCGCTGCCGGAAGTTTTAACTCAAGAGAATCTGAAATAGCGTCTGATATTTTTCGTCTTTTGTTAAAAGATGCGGGTAGATCTGTGCGCCTCACTTTAGCGGAGCATTTGTATGATAATGACCAAGCTCCTCATGACGTTATTTTTAGTCTTGCCTGTGATGATGTGGATATTTCAGGGCGTGTTTTGCAACATTCGCCCGTGCTTACCGATAAAGATCTTTTGGCGATAGTGGAAAGTAGTAAGGATGTACTAAAGCTTTGCGCTATAGCGCGTCGAAATTCAATCTCTAACACTGTGTCAGGTGCGTTACTCAATAGTCGTCAGGAAACCGTACTTAAAGAATTATTTAACAATGAGAACGCATTGTTTGATGATGCCACCTTAATGAAAGTATGGGATAATATAGCTGCTAGCCATACGTTGTTGGAGGCTTTGGTGCAAAGAGGAGGGCTTTCTTTGGTTGTAGCTGAAAAGGTTTTATCGGTTGCCTCTGATGAGCTTAAAAAACATCTTACTCAAGAGTATGACTTTTCTTCCGCGGATGCTGGTAGTTCTCTTGCTGACGCAAGAGAATGGGGATTACTTGGTATCCTTCCCGTATCTAACATACCAACTCCCGATGATAGTGACAGGGTGGAAGAGTTAGTAGAACATTTGTATGTCAATAATCGGCTTACCTATTCGCTTATAGTGCGTGCTTTATGTATGGGGTTCTTAAACTTATTTGAGACCTCGCTAGCTCGTATGGCGGGAGTTCCAAGAGTAAATGCTCGTATTCTACTTATGGGTGGCGATAGCGGTTTTAGAGCCATTTATAAAGCGGCTAAAATGCCAGAATGTTTTGTGGAGGCGGTTGAGGTTCTGCTCAGTATATCTCATGAGCTTACAAAATATGGACATGAGAAGCCAAAAGATTTTCGTAAACATCTTGTTGAAAAAATATATGTAAATGGTTACAATAAATCCATAGATGGTATGGGATATCTTTTATCTATAATAGATGGGAAAATATCTTCCGGTTATACTTCTTCTTCTGTACATTAA
- a CDS encoding DUF2336 domain-containing protein — protein sequence MSRLLSDTSSGSRFDVGAKIAATYGNNILGEQEKQMAEQIFRLLLKDTEIRVRASLAENLKESDVIPRDIVLSMASDVNEVALPVIECSRVLDDNDLLDIIHSAKDDSRYLAISRRDTLSEVVSDTLVDKGNEEVLESLLSNNGASISDNVFSGIINTHKENPALMEAITSRSHLPISVVEKLVSVVSTNIADSLKEKYRLPDEAIKKEVEKNRESETLALVRQASSIDDVGRLVSNLRDTGKLTPSIILSSLCQGSFDFFESSLAILSNIKVENARTLIADRGELGFRAIYNKSGLPDAMFPAVKLLLKIVRELDVEGEKSGTSRYSNRIVERILQYSENTPVDNISYIIALIRRVAIH from the coding sequence GTGAGTCGTCTTTTGAGCGATACTTCTTCAGGTAGCAGATTTGATGTAGGCGCTAAAATAGCCGCCACTTATGGCAATAATATTTTAGGTGAGCAAGAAAAGCAGATGGCTGAACAGATATTTCGGCTTTTGCTTAAAGACACAGAGATTAGAGTTAGAGCATCGCTCGCTGAGAATCTCAAAGAGAGTGATGTCATTCCTCGTGATATAGTGTTATCAATGGCAAGTGATGTTAATGAGGTCGCGCTTCCAGTTATTGAGTGTTCTAGGGTTTTAGATGATAATGACTTGCTTGATATAATTCATTCAGCTAAGGACGATTCGCGCTATCTAGCAATATCACGCCGTGATACATTGTCGGAAGTAGTGTCTGATACTTTAGTTGATAAGGGTAATGAGGAAGTTCTGGAGTCTTTACTAAGTAATAATGGAGCGTCAATATCAGATAATGTTTTTTCTGGTATAATAAATACTCACAAAGAAAATCCCGCACTTATGGAGGCGATTACCTCGCGTTCTCATTTACCTATAAGTGTGGTTGAGAAGCTTGTAAGTGTTGTCTCAACCAATATAGCTGATTCTTTGAAAGAGAAATACCGACTTCCTGATGAGGCTATTAAGAAGGAGGTAGAGAAAAATAGAGAATCTGAGACCCTTGCGCTTGTCCGTCAAGCCTCATCCATAGATGACGTAGGTAGGCTGGTAAGTAATCTTCGTGATACTGGAAAACTTACACCATCAATTATCTTGAGTTCCCTTTGCCAAGGAAGTTTTGATTTTTTTGAATCATCCCTTGCTATTCTTTCTAATATAAAAGTTGAAAATGCCAGAACACTCATAGCGGATCGTGGAGAGTTAGGGTTTCGTGCTATTTACAATAAATCAGGATTGCCTGACGCTATGTTTCCAGCGGTAAAGCTTCTGCTTAAAATTGTAAGGGAGTTAGACGTGGAAGGAGAGAAATCTGGGACTTCGCGTTATTCCAACCGTATCGTTGAGCGTATACTGCAATATTCAGAAAATACACCGGTTGATAATATATCCTATATTATAGCTCTTATAAGGCGTGTGGCTATCCATTAG
- a CDS encoding NAD kinase, whose protein sequence is METIKIGCVADKSPVAQDALKKIKERYEVVEITKRNMKAQVIVVLGGDGFMLQTLHTYMKMRLPFYGINCGTIGFLMNERVIENLEERINNSRSTTLYPLHMYARRLNGKVVQALAFNEVSLFRQGRQAAKIKVAIDHVVRLNELICDGVMVSTPAGSTAYNFSAGGPIIPLGANVIALTPLVPFRPRRWRGALLTHNSSVIFSILEPKKRPVAAVADFTEIQDVQEVIISEQRKSGVNLLFDPEHNLAERIIKEQFTH, encoded by the coding sequence ATGGAAACTATTAAGATAGGTTGTGTCGCAGATAAATCACCAGTAGCTCAGGATGCTCTAAAAAAAATTAAAGAGCGTTATGAGGTGGTGGAAATCACCAAAAGAAATATGAAGGCACAGGTCATAGTTGTGCTTGGAGGTGACGGGTTTATGCTGCAAACTCTACATACATATATGAAGATGCGTTTGCCGTTTTATGGCATTAATTGTGGTACTATAGGTTTTCTTATGAATGAGAGGGTTATAGAAAATCTGGAAGAGCGTATAAATAATTCCCGCAGTACGACCCTTTATCCTTTGCATATGTACGCTAGAAGGCTAAATGGAAAAGTCGTACAAGCTCTTGCCTTTAATGAAGTATCCTTGTTTCGTCAGGGACGGCAGGCCGCGAAAATCAAAGTGGCTATAGATCATGTCGTAAGACTAAACGAGCTTATATGCGATGGTGTTATGGTGTCAACCCCAGCGGGAAGTACCGCCTATAATTTTTCAGCGGGAGGACCTATAATCCCTCTTGGTGCTAACGTAATAGCACTTACCCCACTAGTTCCATTTCGCCCACGCCGCTGGCGCGGAGCGCTGCTTACCCATAACTCAAGTGTTATATTCAGTATTTTAGAGCCTAAAAAACGTCCTGTAGCGGCGGTCGCTGATTTCACTGAAATTCAGGATGTTCAGGAGGTTATAATAAGTGAACAGCGTA